In Streptomyces nojiriensis, one genomic interval encodes:
- a CDS encoding mannose-1-phosphate guanyltransferase — protein sequence MKAVVMAGGEGTRLRPMTSSMPKPLLPVANRPIMEHVLRLLKRHGLSETVVTVQFLASLVKNYFGDGEELGMELTYAHEEKPLGTAGSVKNAEEALKDDAFVVISGDALTDFDLTDLIRFHKEKGALVTVCLTRVPNPLEFGITIVDEEGKVERFLEKPTWGQVFSDTVNTGIYVMEPEVFNYVDPDVSVDWSGDVFPQLMKEGRPIFGYVAEGYWEDVGTHESYVKAQADVLEGKVQIEMDGFEISPGVWIAEGAEVSPDAVLRGPLYIGDYAKVEAGAEIREHTVIGSNVVVKGGAFLHRAVVHDNVYIGPHSNLRGCVIGKNTDIMRAARIEDGAVIGDECLIGEESIVQGNVRVYPFKTIEAGAVVNESVIWESRGQAHLFGARGVSGILNVEITPEVVVRLAGAYATTLKKGATVTTARDHSRGARALKRAVISALQASAINVRDLENVPLPVARQQTARGSAGGIVLRTSPGVPDSVDIMFLDERGADLSLQGQRKLDRVYARQEYRRAFPGEIGDLQFPGSVFDAYTGSLLRRVDTTGIGDAGLKVVVDASNGSAGLVLPSLLGRLGVDALTINPGLDESRPTETRESRRAGLVRLGEIVASARAAFGVRFDPVGERISLVDERGRIIEDDRALLVMLDLVAAEKRSGKVALPVTTTRVAEQVAAYHGTQVEWTTTSPDDLTRVGRAENTIFGGDGRGGFIVPEFSSVFDGSAAFVQLLGLVARTQLTLSQIDARIPRAHVLRRDVSTPWAVKGLVMRRVVEAAGDRQVDTTDGVRVVEADGRWALVLPDPAEAVTHLWAEGPDDGTAQALLDEWAGVVEGAGQ from the coding sequence ATGAAGGCCGTCGTGATGGCCGGTGGCGAGGGCACGCGTCTTCGCCCCATGACATCGAGCATGCCCAAGCCGCTCCTGCCGGTGGCCAACCGGCCGATCATGGAGCATGTGCTCAGGCTGCTCAAGCGTCATGGGCTCAGCGAGACCGTGGTCACCGTGCAGTTCCTGGCGTCACTCGTCAAGAACTATTTCGGGGATGGCGAAGAGCTCGGAATGGAGCTCACCTACGCCCACGAGGAGAAGCCACTCGGGACCGCCGGCAGTGTGAAGAATGCCGAGGAGGCTCTGAAGGACGATGCCTTCGTCGTCATTTCCGGCGACGCGCTCACCGACTTCGACCTCACCGACCTGATCCGCTTCCACAAGGAGAAGGGCGCCCTCGTCACGGTGTGCCTGACCCGGGTGCCGAACCCGCTGGAATTCGGCATCACGATCGTGGACGAGGAAGGCAAGGTCGAGCGGTTCCTGGAGAAGCCGACCTGGGGGCAGGTGTTCTCGGACACCGTCAACACCGGCATTTACGTCATGGAGCCCGAGGTCTTCAACTACGTGGATCCCGATGTCTCCGTCGACTGGTCCGGTGATGTCTTCCCACAGCTGATGAAGGAAGGCCGGCCCATCTTCGGCTACGTCGCCGAGGGCTACTGGGAGGACGTCGGCACGCACGAGAGCTACGTGAAGGCGCAGGCCGACGTGCTCGAGGGCAAGGTCCAGATCGAGATGGACGGCTTCGAGATCTCCCCCGGGGTGTGGATCGCCGAAGGGGCCGAGGTGAGCCCCGACGCGGTGCTGCGCGGGCCGCTCTACATCGGGGACTACGCCAAGGTCGAAGCGGGCGCGGAGATCCGCGAGCACACCGTCATCGGGTCGAACGTCGTCGTCAAGGGCGGGGCCTTCCTGCACCGGGCCGTCGTCCACGACAACGTGTACATCGGACCCCACAGCAATCTCCGCGGCTGTGTCATCGGCAAGAACACCGACATCATGCGGGCCGCGCGGATCGAGGACGGGGCCGTCATCGGCGACGAGTGCCTCATCGGTGAGGAATCGATCGTCCAGGGGAACGTACGGGTCTACCCCTTCAAGACCATCGAGGCCGGCGCCGTCGTCAACGAGTCGGTGATCTGGGAGTCCCGCGGCCAGGCGCACCTGTTCGGCGCGCGTGGGGTCTCCGGAATCCTGAACGTGGAGATCACTCCCGAGGTGGTGGTCCGGCTCGCCGGCGCGTACGCCACGACCCTGAAGAAGGGGGCGACCGTCACCACGGCCCGTGACCACTCGCGAGGCGCCAGGGCGCTCAAGCGAGCCGTGATCTCCGCGCTCCAGGCCAGCGCCATCAACGTACGGGACCTGGAGAACGTACCGCTGCCGGTGGCACGGCAGCAGACCGCGCGCGGCAGCGCCGGCGGGATCGTACTGCGGACCTCGCCGGGTGTGCCGGACTCCGTGGACATCATGTTCCTGGACGAGCGGGGAGCGGACCTCTCGCTCCAGGGGCAGCGCAAGCTGGACCGGGTCTACGCACGCCAGGAGTACCGTCGGGCGTTCCCCGGAGAGATCGGAGACCTGCAGTTCCCGGGCAGTGTCTTCGACGCCTACACCGGCTCGCTGCTGCGGCGGGTGGACACCACCGGCATCGGCGACGCCGGGCTCAAGGTGGTCGTGGACGCCTCGAACGGAAGCGCCGGGCTCGTTCTGCCCAGCCTGCTGGGCCGGCTCGGTGTGGACGCGCTGACGATCAATCCAGGGCTCGACGAGTCCAGGCCGACGGAGACCAGGGAGTCCCGGCGGGCCGGGCTGGTGCGGCTGGGGGAGATCGTGGCTTCGGCGCGGGCGGCCTTCGGCGTCCGGTTCGACCCGGTGGGCGAGCGGATCTCCCTCGTGGACGAGCGCGGGCGGATCATCGAGGACGACCGGGCGCTGCTCGTGATGCTCGACCTGGTGGCCGCGGAGAAGCGCAGCGGCAAGGTCGCGCTGCCGGTGACCACGACCAGGGTGGCCGAGCAGGTGGCCGCCTACCACGGCACGCAGGTCGAGTGGACGACGACCTCGCCCGACGACCTCACCCGGGTCGGGCGGGCGGAGAACACCATCTTCGGAGGAGACGGCCGGGGCGGCTTCATCGTTCCGGAATTCAGCAGCGTCTTCGACGGTTCAGCCGCCTTCGTGCAGCTGCTCGGGCTGGTGGCGCGTACGCAGCTCACCCTGAGCCAGATCGACGCCCGGATCCCGCGGGCCCATGTGCTCAGGCGGGACGTTTCGACGCCGTGGGCGGTGAAGGGGCTCGTCATGCGGCGGGTCGTGGAGGCGGCCGGCGACCGGCAGGTGGACACCACCGACGGGGTGCGGGTGGTCGAGGCCGACGGACGGTGGGCGCTGGTCCTGCCGGATCCGGCGGAAGCGGTCACCCACCTGTGGGCCGAGGGCCCCGACGACGGCACCGCGCAGGCCCTGCTCGACGAGTGGGCGGGCGTCGTGGAGGGCGCCGGGCAGTAG